The Streptomyces sp. NBC_01275 genome has a segment encoding these proteins:
- a CDS encoding ABC transporter ATP-binding protein, with product MTTRAERSTQAEESKKGRPPTEAEQSDADRALLPTASPARTRAAVRELLRPHRRLAAAGFGLMVLATSVGLLTQPLLGHIVDVVTERRSPDALTWPVLALAGVALVQGVTTALGMSLVSRLGETVLARLRELFVERALSLPLERLEKAGSGDLNARVTRDVSRVADAVRGALPELARSALSIVLTLGALALLDWRFLLAALVAVPVQAHTARWYLRNAVPLYAKERIATGAQQQQLLDTIGGARTVRAYRLQAGHTRRVTGRSRAAVELTMNGVQLVLRFYSRLHIAEYMGLAAVLVTGFLLVRSGSASVGTATAAALYFHSLFGPVNTALVLLDDAQSATAGLARLVGVVDEPAPVVAERADDRTTVTGAPSVTLTAVSHAYVPGRPVLHGVDLEIRPKERVALVGTTGAGKTTLAKLVAGLHRPEGGRIDIGGCEPDESGRLVGLVTQEVHVFAGPLADDLRLARPEADDEELREALATVGALGWAEALPEGLDTVVGDGGHRLTADRAQQLALARLLLADPPVVVLDEATAEAGSSGARALDEAAEQALRGRTALVVAHRLSQAAAADRVVVLSDGRVVESGTHDELLAAQGAYADLWHAWSGSRTPDARP from the coding sequence ATGACGACGAGAGCCGAACGGTCCACGCAGGCCGAGGAGTCGAAGAAGGGCCGGCCGCCGACGGAGGCCGAGCAGTCGGACGCCGACCGCGCCCTGCTGCCCACCGCCAGTCCCGCCCGCACCCGGGCCGCGGTGCGCGAACTGCTGCGCCCGCACCGGAGGTTGGCCGCCGCCGGGTTCGGCCTGATGGTGCTCGCCACCTCCGTCGGACTGCTCACCCAGCCCCTGCTCGGGCATATCGTCGACGTGGTCACCGAGCGGCGCTCCCCCGACGCGCTCACCTGGCCCGTGCTCGCGCTGGCCGGGGTCGCATTGGTGCAGGGCGTCACGACCGCGCTGGGCATGTCACTGGTGTCCCGGCTCGGCGAGACCGTGCTCGCCCGGCTGCGTGAACTGTTCGTGGAGCGCGCCCTGTCGCTGCCGCTGGAGCGGCTGGAGAAGGCGGGGTCCGGCGACCTCAACGCCCGTGTCACCCGGGACGTGTCCCGGGTCGCCGACGCGGTGCGCGGCGCGCTGCCCGAACTGGCGCGTTCCGCGCTGTCGATCGTGCTGACCCTGGGCGCTCTCGCCCTGCTGGACTGGCGGTTCCTGCTGGCGGCGCTCGTCGCCGTGCCCGTACAGGCGCACACCGCGCGCTGGTACCTGCGCAACGCCGTTCCCCTGTACGCCAAGGAGCGCATCGCCACCGGGGCGCAGCAGCAGCAGTTGCTGGACACCATCGGCGGGGCGCGGACCGTACGGGCGTACCGGCTTCAGGCCGGTCACACGCGGCGGGTCACCGGGCGTTCCAGGGCGGCGGTGGAGCTGACGATGAACGGGGTGCAACTGGTGCTGCGCTTCTACAGCCGGCTGCACATCGCCGAGTACATGGGGCTCGCCGCCGTCCTGGTCACCGGGTTCCTGCTGGTGCGTTCCGGCTCGGCGTCGGTCGGCACGGCCACGGCGGCCGCGCTGTACTTCCACAGCCTCTTCGGGCCGGTCAACACCGCGCTGGTGCTGCTCGACGACGCCCAGTCGGCGACGGCCGGACTGGCGCGGCTGGTCGGGGTGGTGGACGAGCCGGCGCCCGTGGTCGCCGAGCGCGCGGACGACCGTACGACCGTCACGGGCGCGCCGTCCGTGACGTTGACGGCCGTCTCGCACGCGTATGTGCCCGGGCGGCCGGTGCTGCACGGCGTCGACCTGGAGATCCGGCCCAAGGAACGGGTCGCGCTGGTCGGGACGACCGGTGCGGGCAAGACGACCCTCGCCAAGCTGGTGGCGGGACTGCACCGCCCGGAGGGCGGGCGGATCGACATCGGCGGGTGCGAACCGGACGAGTCCGGGCGGCTGGTGGGGCTGGTCACGCAGGAGGTCCACGTCTTCGCGGGGCCGCTCGCCGACGATCTGCGGCTGGCCCGTCCGGAGGCGGACGACGAGGAGCTGCGGGAGGCGCTGGCCACGGTGGGCGCCCTGGGCTGGGCGGAGGCGCTGCCGGAGGGCCTGGACACGGTCGTCGGCGACGGCGGCCACCGGCTGACCGCCGACCGGGCCCAGCAACTCGCCCTGGCCCGGCTGCTGTTGGCGGACCCACCGGTCGTCGTGCTGGACGAGGCGACGGCGGAGGCGGGCAGTTCGGGCGCCCGCGCGCTCGACGAGGCCGCCGAGCAGGCGTTGCGGGGCCGTACGGCGCTGGTCGTGGCGCACCGGCTCAGCCAGGCCGCCGCCGCCGACCGGGTGGTCGTCCTGAGCGACGGCCGGGTCGTGGAGAGCGGCACGCACGACGAACTGCTCGCCGCCCAGGGCGCGTACGCCGACCTGTGGCACGCCTGGTCCGGCAGCCGCACCCCCGACGCCCGCCCCTGA
- a CDS encoding ABC transporter ATP-binding protein, producing the protein MRAGELSGRDVLTRSVRGQARRVGLGAALGCVHQLGEALVPVLIGVVIDQAVAGQDAKRLILWLTVLAVMYVTLSWSFRLGAKAGERGAEEAAHTLRLAIVDRVLDGRGGAEEGRLPGELANVATEDAKRVGAVNMALMSGIWAVAGITVSALWLLLTSVTLGLIVLLGTPVLLWVGHLLSKPLERRSEAEQDRAAHASGVAADLVAGLRVLKGLGAQQAAVERYRRTSRLSLAATLRAARAESWQTGLVLALTGGFIALIALVGGRLALDGSLTLGQLVSAVGLALFLLGPLETFAWVNAELAQGRASATRVAEVLAAGPAVVGGDAPVADPVRGELRLRGVRLGVLDGVDLELPAGLLTGIAVTDPADAEALLRCLGREADPESGSVELDGVPLTRLDPAALRAAVLVAAHDAALFDGSLAANVTPAAGEREEDGEEREDREEGDGEGAESYLADGEPDPRTELAMAAARADEVPRSLPHGVATGVGEGGRSLSGGQRQRVLLARALRAGPAVLVVHDPTTAVDAVTEARIAEGLREFRRGRTTVVVTNSPALLAVADKVILLDGGRVGAEGTHSELVRTDANYRTAVLA; encoded by the coding sequence GTGAGAGCAGGGGAACTGTCGGGGCGGGACGTCCTGACACGCTCGGTCAGGGGACAGGCGCGGCGCGTCGGTCTCGGCGCGGCTCTGGGGTGCGTGCACCAGTTGGGGGAAGCCCTCGTACCAGTACTCATCGGTGTCGTCATCGACCAGGCCGTGGCCGGTCAGGACGCGAAACGGCTCATACTCTGGCTGACCGTCCTGGCCGTCATGTACGTGACGCTGTCGTGGAGTTTCCGACTGGGCGCCAAGGCCGGTGAACGCGGCGCCGAAGAGGCCGCGCACACCCTCCGGCTGGCGATCGTGGACCGGGTGCTCGACGGCCGCGGCGGCGCCGAGGAGGGACGGCTGCCCGGCGAACTCGCCAACGTGGCCACCGAGGACGCCAAACGGGTCGGCGCGGTCAACATGGCGCTGATGAGCGGGATCTGGGCCGTCGCGGGCATCACCGTCAGCGCCCTGTGGCTGCTGCTGACGTCCGTGACGCTCGGGCTGATCGTGCTGCTGGGCACGCCCGTGCTGCTGTGGGTGGGACATCTGCTGAGCAAGCCGCTGGAGCGCCGCAGCGAGGCCGAGCAGGACCGGGCCGCGCACGCCTCGGGGGTGGCCGCCGACCTGGTGGCCGGGCTTCGGGTGCTGAAGGGGCTGGGCGCGCAGCAGGCGGCCGTGGAGCGTTACCGCCGTACCAGCCGGCTCTCCCTCGCCGCCACCCTGCGCGCGGCCCGGGCCGAGTCCTGGCAGACCGGGCTCGTGCTGGCCCTGACCGGTGGGTTCATCGCGCTGATAGCCCTGGTGGGCGGACGGCTGGCCCTCGACGGCTCGCTGACGCTGGGGCAGTTGGTGTCCGCGGTCGGTCTCGCGCTGTTCCTGCTGGGGCCGTTGGAGACGTTCGCCTGGGTCAACGCGGAGCTGGCGCAGGGCCGTGCCTCGGCAACGCGGGTCGCGGAGGTGCTCGCCGCCGGACCGGCCGTCGTGGGCGGCGACGCCCCGGTGGCGGACCCGGTCCGCGGGGAGCTGCGGCTGCGCGGTGTACGGCTCGGTGTGCTGGACGGCGTCGACCTCGAGCTGCCGGCCGGACTGCTGACCGGGATCGCCGTGACGGATCCGGCCGACGCCGAGGCCCTGTTGCGCTGCCTCGGCCGGGAGGCGGACCCGGAGTCGGGTTCGGTCGAGCTCGACGGCGTGCCGTTGACCCGGCTGGATCCGGCGGCGCTGCGGGCAGCGGTCCTGGTGGCCGCCCACGACGCCGCGCTGTTCGACGGCTCGCTGGCCGCGAACGTGACTCCGGCGGCAGGAGAGAGAGAAGAAGACGGGGAAGAGAGGGAAGACAGGGAAGAGGGAGACGGCGAGGGGGCGGAGAGCTACCTCGCGGACGGGGAACCGGACCCGCGGACCGAGCTCGCCATGGCCGCCGCCCGTGCCGACGAGGTGCCCCGCTCGCTGCCGCACGGCGTCGCCACCGGTGTCGGCGAGGGCGGCCGGTCCCTGTCGGGCGGGCAGCGCCAGCGCGTCCTGCTGGCGCGGGCCCTGCGCGCCGGGCCCGCCGTCCTGGTCGTGCACGATCCGACGACGGCCGTGGACGCGGTGACCGAGGCCCGCATCGCCGAGGGGCTGCGTGAGTTCCGGCGCGGCCGCACCACGGTCGTGGTGACCAACAGCCCGGCGCTGCTCGCCGTCGCCGACAAGGTGATCCTCCTCGACGGCGGCCGGGTCGGGGCCGAGGGCACGCACTCCGAGCTCGTACGGACCGACGCGAACTACCGGACGGCGGTACTGGCATGA
- a CDS encoding SpoIIE family protein phosphatase, with amino-acid sequence MEPVRGDDDERALVERAFRQASFSMSVFDASQRYLRLNDVACEVMGLDEGFLRGHAFPYGLPEDVDQLGTLQALREVAATGKPAHYESHTRAPSGIREHAWNLELWPLRDEAGTVYAVGMAAFDSSEQHWARQRLAVLDEAAVSVGTSLDLGRTARELAELVIPRFADFASVDLLEAVMHGEEPLDGSPDVTVVLRRVAHLSTEQGTPEAVIGLGATDAYPPYSPPARALHSGRPVLSGSGDPDFDRWIASVPARADRMRGFVVTSLLAVPLIARGTTLGVAVLLRTRPDAFTQDDFTLAKELAGRAALCVDNARRYTRERTTALTLQESLLPSGASPQSAVDVACRYLPTDSRAGVGGDWYDIIPLSGARVGLVVGDVVGHGIQASATMGRLRTAVQTLADVDLPSDELLAHLDDLVLRLGGDDDNGDRTGAGATGATCLYAVYDPVSRMLTVASAGHPPPVLVLPDGTTTVVDVSVGPVLGVGGLPFETTELELPEGSLVALYTDGLVEAVDRDPDVGTARLCQALTGSRSTLEDRCDQVLSALLPKHPSDDVALVLARTRALDADHVKVWDLAADFEVVAEARRLAAAQLDAWGLTEAGFVTELVVSELVTNAIRYGADPIQLRLIHDRTLICEVSDGNSTSPHLRRARIYDEGGRGLLLVAQLTTRWGTRHTATGKTIWAEQALTPTMG; translated from the coding sequence ATGGAGCCTGTGCGCGGGGACGACGACGAGCGTGCGCTGGTGGAGCGGGCGTTTCGCCAGGCGTCGTTCTCGATGTCGGTCTTCGACGCCTCGCAGCGCTATCTACGGCTCAACGACGTCGCCTGCGAGGTGATGGGGCTCGACGAGGGGTTTCTGCGCGGCCATGCCTTTCCCTACGGACTCCCGGAGGATGTGGACCAGCTCGGCACCCTGCAGGCGCTGCGCGAGGTCGCGGCGACGGGCAAGCCCGCGCACTACGAGAGCCACACCCGTGCGCCGTCCGGCATCCGGGAGCACGCCTGGAACCTGGAGCTGTGGCCGCTCCGCGACGAGGCGGGCACGGTGTACGCGGTCGGGATGGCCGCCTTCGACAGCAGCGAGCAGCACTGGGCACGGCAGCGCCTGGCGGTGCTCGACGAGGCGGCGGTCTCGGTCGGCACCAGCCTCGACCTCGGCCGTACCGCGCGGGAGCTCGCCGAGCTGGTCATCCCGCGGTTCGCCGACTTCGCGAGCGTGGACCTGCTGGAAGCGGTGATGCACGGCGAGGAGCCCCTGGACGGCAGCCCGGACGTGACCGTCGTGCTGCGCCGGGTCGCCCACCTGTCCACCGAGCAGGGAACCCCGGAGGCCGTCATCGGCCTGGGCGCCACCGACGCGTACCCGCCGTACTCCCCGCCCGCCCGGGCACTGCACAGCGGCCGGCCGGTGCTCAGCGGAAGCGGGGACCCGGACTTCGACCGGTGGATCGCGAGCGTTCCGGCGCGGGCCGACAGGATGCGCGGCTTCGTCGTCACCTCGCTGCTGGCGGTGCCGCTGATAGCCCGCGGCACCACGCTCGGCGTCGCGGTGTTGCTGCGCACCCGGCCCGACGCCTTCACCCAGGACGACTTCACGCTGGCGAAGGAGCTGGCCGGCCGCGCCGCGCTCTGCGTCGACAACGCCCGCCGGTACACCCGTGAGCGCACCACGGCCCTGACCCTCCAGGAGAGTCTCCTGCCGAGCGGAGCGTCCCCGCAGTCGGCGGTGGACGTGGCCTGCCGCTATCTGCCCACCGACTCACGGGCCGGCGTCGGCGGCGACTGGTACGACATCATCCCGCTCTCCGGCGCCCGGGTGGGCCTGGTGGTCGGCGACGTGGTCGGCCACGGCATCCAGGCCTCCGCGACCATGGGCAGACTGCGCACCGCGGTGCAGACGCTCGCCGACGTCGACCTTCCCTCCGACGAACTCCTCGCGCACCTCGACGACCTGGTCCTGCGCCTCGGCGGCGACGACGACAACGGCGACCGCACCGGCGCAGGGGCCACCGGGGCGACCTGTCTGTACGCCGTCTACGACCCGGTGTCGCGCATGCTGACCGTCGCCAGCGCCGGCCACCCGCCGCCCGTCCTCGTCCTGCCGGACGGCACCACCACGGTGGTGGACGTCAGCGTCGGCCCGGTGCTGGGGGTGGGCGGCCTGCCCTTCGAGACCACCGAACTCGAACTGCCGGAGGGCAGCCTCGTCGCCCTGTACACGGACGGGCTGGTGGAGGCCGTCGACCGCGACCCGGACGTCGGGACCGCCCGGCTGTGCCAGGCGCTGACCGGCTCGCGGTCCACCCTGGAGGACCGCTGCGACCAGGTGCTCTCCGCCCTGTTGCCGAAGCACCCGAGCGACGACGTCGCCCTGGTGCTGGCGCGCACCAGAGCCCTGGACGCCGACCACGTCAAGGTCTGGGACCTGGCCGCCGACTTCGAGGTCGTCGCCGAGGCCCGCAGACTCGCCGCCGCCCAACTGGACGCCTGGGGGCTGACCGAGGCCGGCTTCGTCACCGAACTGGTCGTCAGCGAACTGGTCACCAACGCGATCCGCTACGGCGCCGACCCGATCCAGCTCCGCCTGATCCATGACCGCACCCTCATCTGCGAGGTCTCCGACGGCAACTCCACCTCACCGCACCTGCGCCGGGCACGCATCTACGACGAGGGCGGCCGGGGCCTGCTCCTGGTCGCCCAGCTCACCACCCGCTGGGGCACCCGGCACACCGCGACCGGCAAGACCATCTGGGCAGAACAGGCGCTGACGCCGACCATGGGTTAG
- a CDS encoding NAD(P)/FAD-dependent oxidoreductase: MLVPDFPFPYDEYLAHPDGLGSIPAEQHGTEVAVVGAGMSGLVAAYELMKLGLKPVVYESAQLGGRLRGARQPGADHPVADLGGMRFPRSARAFFHYVDLLGLDTQPFPNPLTAASDSTVIEIAGRRHYAESPADLPQMFHDVGAAWRDCLEERAHFGAMQRAVADRDYATIKKLWNELVPLFDDVSFSHYLATSKAFSSLPFEYREAFGLVGFGTGGWDTNFPDSMLEILRVVYVDAEDDQQRILGGAQLLPQRLWQHAPEGLAHWPAGTSLASLHGGAPRGAVKRIRRAGRSGGPGGPGDGIEITDRWGRTSVYPAVVATCQSWLLSARIDTDESLFSHSLWTAIERTHYMQSSKTFVVVDRPFWKDVDPETGQHVLSTTLTDRLTRGTYLLDNGPDEPALICLSYTWNDDALKWLPLDVEERVRLMLHSLRQIYPNVDIASHIIGDPVTISWEDDPNFMGAFSDNLPGHYRYQERLYTHFMQDGFDPAHRGIYLAGDDVSWTGGWAEGAVTTGLNAVWGVLTQLGGKTTAGNPGPGDRFEELRPIRLP; encoded by the coding sequence ATGCTGGTCCCCGACTTCCCCTTCCCCTACGACGAGTACCTGGCCCACCCCGACGGCCTCGGCTCGATCCCGGCCGAGCAGCACGGGACGGAGGTCGCCGTCGTCGGCGCCGGCATGTCCGGGCTCGTCGCCGCGTACGAGCTGATGAAGCTCGGCCTGAAGCCGGTCGTGTACGAGTCCGCCCAGCTCGGCGGCAGACTGCGCGGCGCCCGCCAGCCGGGCGCCGACCACCCCGTCGCCGACCTCGGCGGGATGCGCTTCCCCCGCTCGGCGCGGGCGTTCTTCCACTACGTCGACCTGCTCGGCCTCGACACCCAGCCGTTCCCCAACCCGCTCACCGCGGCCTCCGACAGCACCGTGATCGAGATAGCGGGCCGCAGGCACTACGCGGAGTCCCCGGCCGACCTGCCGCAGATGTTCCACGACGTGGGGGCCGCGTGGCGGGACTGTCTGGAGGAGCGCGCCCACTTCGGCGCCATGCAGCGGGCCGTCGCGGACCGCGACTACGCCACGATCAAGAAGCTCTGGAACGAGCTGGTCCCGCTCTTCGACGACGTGTCCTTCTCGCACTACCTGGCCACGTCGAAGGCGTTCTCGTCGCTGCCGTTCGAGTACCGGGAGGCCTTCGGGCTCGTCGGGTTCGGCACCGGCGGCTGGGACACCAACTTCCCCGACTCGATGCTCGAGATCCTGCGGGTGGTGTACGTCGACGCCGAGGACGACCAGCAGCGCATCCTCGGCGGCGCGCAGCTCCTGCCCCAACGCCTGTGGCAGCACGCCCCCGAGGGACTCGCGCACTGGCCGGCGGGCACCAGTCTGGCCTCCCTGCACGGGGGCGCGCCGCGCGGCGCGGTCAAGCGGATCCGGCGCGCCGGCAGGTCCGGCGGGCCCGGCGGCCCCGGCGACGGCATCGAGATCACCGACCGGTGGGGCCGGACGTCCGTCTACCCGGCGGTCGTCGCCACCTGCCAGTCCTGGCTGCTGTCCGCCCGGATCGACACCGACGAGTCGCTGTTCAGCCACTCGTTGTGGACGGCGATCGAGCGCACCCACTACATGCAGTCCTCGAAGACGTTCGTGGTGGTCGACCGTCCCTTCTGGAAGGACGTCGACCCCGAGACCGGGCAGCACGTGCTGAGCACGACGCTCACGGACCGGCTGACCCGCGGAACGTACCTGCTGGACAACGGACCGGACGAGCCCGCGCTGATCTGTCTGTCGTACACCTGGAACGACGACGCGCTGAAGTGGCTGCCGCTGGACGTCGAGGAGCGCGTCCGGCTGATGCTGCACTCGCTCAGGCAGATCTACCCGAACGTCGACATCGCCTCGCACATCATCGGCGACCCCGTCACGATCTCGTGGGAGGACGACCCGAACTTCATGGGGGCCTTCAGCGACAATCTGCCGGGCCACTACCGCTACCAGGAGCGTCTCTACACCCACTTCATGCAGGACGGCTTCGACCCGGCCCACCGGGGCATCTACCTCGCCGGCGACGACGTGTCCTGGACGGGCGGCTGGGCCGAGGGCGCGGTCACGACGGGACTGAACGCGGTGTGGGGGGTGCTGACCCAGCTGGGCGGGAAGACCACGGCCGGCAATCCCGGCCCGGGCGACCGCTTCGAGGAACTCAGGCCGATCAGGCTGCCGTAG
- a CDS encoding nitrilase-related carbon-nitrogen hydrolase: MTPAEPARLRVGILQATGVVGDPQRNLTALEKAAHTARSQGVQLLVTPELFVSGYDPVAVADDDGRRQRRALADLARSAGLALVASTVDHQNDHAHDHQHEHEHEHGERFVSASLFDGDGRELTRYHKAHLFGPAENAVFTPGRQRPRVVPLHGVNVALGLCFDVEFPEFTRAVARSGAELLCVPTAVPLRPSADGRPAPFDTRLVPGMVVPTRALESQLFIAYANHAGPGFAGLSCLSDPYGRRVAAGESDEELVVADMDRRTLLDARRDTDYLSSSLSSLI; encoded by the coding sequence ATGACACCCGCTGAGCCCGCGCGCCTGCGGGTGGGAATCCTCCAGGCCACCGGCGTCGTCGGCGACCCGCAGCGCAACCTCACGGCCCTCGAGAAGGCGGCGCACACCGCCCGGTCGCAGGGAGTCCAACTCCTGGTGACCCCGGAGCTGTTCGTCAGCGGCTACGACCCGGTGGCCGTGGCCGACGACGACGGCCGCCGGCAGCGGCGGGCCCTCGCGGACCTCGCGCGGTCGGCCGGTCTGGCCCTCGTCGCCTCGACCGTCGACCACCAAAACGACCACGCCCACGACCACCAGCACGAGCACGAGCACGAGCACGGCGAACGCTTCGTCAGCGCCTCGCTCTTCGACGGTGACGGGCGGGAACTGACCAGGTACCACAAGGCGCACCTGTTCGGCCCGGCGGAGAACGCGGTGTTCACGCCCGGCCGGCAGCGGCCCCGGGTCGTCCCCCTGCACGGCGTGAACGTGGCGCTCGGCCTCTGCTTCGACGTGGAGTTCCCCGAGTTCACCCGCGCGGTGGCCCGCTCCGGCGCCGAGTTGCTGTGCGTGCCCACCGCCGTGCCGCTGCGCCCGTCCGCCGACGGGCGGCCGGCGCCGTTCGACACCCGGCTCGTGCCCGGCATGGTGGTCCCCACGCGGGCGTTGGAGAGCCAGCTCTTCATCGCCTACGCCAACCACGCCGGGCCCGGTTTCGCGGGGCTGAGCTGCCTCAGCGACCCCTACGGGCGACGCGTCGCCGCCGGCGAGAGCGACGAGGAGCTGGTGGTGGCCGACATGGACCGCCGCACCCTGCTCGACGCGCGCCGCGACACCGACTACCTCTCCTCCTCCCTCTCCTCGCTCATATGA
- a CDS encoding M20 family metallo-hydrolase — translation MAIERTDVPTAVGGATDSELFLRDFRSLSRIGETPGGGVDRQAATTADAQSRAWFTALLSQYGFTVETDAIGNVFGLLEWTPGAPYVLVGSHLDSQPLAGKFDGAYGVAAALHAGRRLASGHVPGELPKYNLAVVDWFNEEGSRFAPSMMGSSVYTGKMTAADALATQDVDGVTVAQALTAVGHTGTGTGPAPAACAEIHIEQGRSLEDSGTTIGLVDSCWAAEKFTVTVHGEQAHTGSTVIADRRDAVLGASRLVVLLRELADRYPAGVLHTSVGQFTVLPNSPVVVARRVDLTMDLRSADEEVLAEAKQLLENGIKLIEDEVAVRIEVRGSHAWGVRPYPAAGVELARECADALGLTSRPVHTLAGHDSINMNDVVPTVMLFVPSVEGVSHHEGEYTNDADLCAGVDVLTEVVRRLCAGALDDTR, via the coding sequence ATGGCCATTGAGCGCACCGACGTCCCCACCGCGGTGGGCGGCGCCACCGACTCCGAACTGTTCCTGCGGGACTTCCGCTCGCTGAGCCGGATCGGCGAGACCCCGGGCGGCGGTGTCGACCGGCAGGCCGCGACCACCGCCGACGCCCAGTCGCGGGCGTGGTTCACCGCCCTGCTGAGCCAGTACGGGTTCACGGTGGAGACCGACGCGATCGGCAACGTCTTCGGGCTGCTGGAGTGGACTCCGGGAGCGCCGTACGTCCTGGTCGGCTCCCATCTGGACAGTCAGCCGCTGGCCGGCAAGTTCGACGGGGCCTACGGTGTCGCGGCGGCGCTGCACGCGGGGCGGCGGCTCGCCTCGGGCCACGTCCCCGGAGAGCTGCCGAAGTACAACCTGGCGGTGGTGGACTGGTTCAACGAGGAGGGGTCGCGGTTCGCCCCGTCCATGATGGGCAGCTCCGTGTACACCGGGAAGATGACGGCCGCGGACGCCCTGGCCACCCAGGACGTGGACGGGGTGACGGTCGCGCAGGCGCTCACCGCCGTCGGGCACACCGGTACCGGCACCGGGCCGGCGCCCGCCGCATGCGCCGAGATCCACATCGAGCAGGGCCGTTCCCTGGAGGACTCCGGCACCACGATCGGGCTCGTCGACTCCTGCTGGGCGGCGGAGAAGTTCACGGTCACCGTGCACGGCGAGCAGGCGCACACGGGGTCGACCGTCATCGCCGACCGCCGGGACGCCGTCCTGGGGGCCTCCCGGCTGGTGGTGCTGCTGCGCGAGCTGGCCGACCGGTACCCGGCCGGTGTCCTGCACACCTCCGTCGGCCAGTTCACGGTGCTGCCGAACTCCCCCGTCGTCGTCGCCCGCCGGGTCGACCTGACCATGGATCTGCGCTCGGCGGACGAGGAGGTCCTCGCGGAGGCCAAGCAGCTCCTGGAGAACGGGATCAAGCTGATCGAGGACGAGGTCGCCGTCCGGATCGAGGTGCGCGGGTCGCACGCCTGGGGCGTCCGGCCGTATCCGGCCGCCGGCGTCGAGCTGGCGCGGGAGTGCGCCGACGCCCTCGGCCTCACCAGCAGGCCCGTGCACACGCTGGCCGGGCACGACTCCATCAACATGAACGACGTCGTCCCGACGGTCATGCTGTTCGTCCCGAGCGTCGAGGGCGTCAGCCACCACGAGGGCGAGTACACCAACGACGCCGACCTGTGCGCCGGAGTCGACGTGCTCACCGAGGTCGTACGACGGCTGTGCGCAGGCGCGCTCGATGACACCCGCTGA
- a CDS encoding amino acid permease: MAVETGTETARPADSGGDSSGYQQRLSNRQIQMIGIGGAIGTGLFLGAGGRLASAGPALAIVYAFCGVFAFFILRALGELVLHRPNSGSFVSYAREFFGEKAAFVSGWVYSISWALTAIVDITAVATYFHYWPTLRSVPQWLLALTALLVVTCANLVSVRFFGELEFWFALVKVAAIVVFLVTGAVILAAGFPVDGQDAGLSTVADHGGVLPNGLLPAVIIVQGVVFAYAGIDLIGVAAGEAENPAKVMPRAVNAVIWRIAVFYVGSTTLLALLLPYDSYRAGESPFVTFFNSIGVPGAGGVMNLVVLTAALSSLNAGLYSTGRIYRSMSRSGTAPRFMGRLSRQGVPYGGVLFTALLALLGVGLNALVPERAFEIAINATALAILCTWATIVLCQLRLYRWSQQGKAARPAFRLFGAPWTSYLTLLFLVGVLVLMLFDYPVGTCTVGTLLVIVPALMAGWFGVRGRVLALAADRGPAGSESGPAS, from the coding sequence GTGGCTGTCGAAACGGGCACAGAGACCGCACGTCCCGCCGACTCTGGCGGCGACTCGTCGGGCTACCAGCAGCGGCTTTCCAACCGTCAGATCCAGATGATCGGCATCGGCGGGGCCATCGGCACCGGTCTCTTTCTGGGCGCCGGCGGCCGGTTGGCATCGGCCGGCCCGGCACTGGCGATCGTCTATGCTTTCTGCGGCGTCTTCGCCTTCTTCATTCTGCGCGCACTCGGCGAACTGGTACTGCACCGACCGAACTCGGGGTCTTTCGTCTCGTACGCCCGTGAGTTCTTCGGGGAAAAGGCCGCCTTCGTCTCCGGCTGGGTCTATTCCATTTCCTGGGCTCTCACCGCGATCGTCGACATCACCGCCGTCGCCACGTACTTCCATTACTGGCCGACGCTGCGCAGCGTCCCCCAGTGGCTCCTGGCGCTCACCGCACTGCTCGTCGTCACCTGCGCGAACCTCGTGTCGGTCCGCTTCTTCGGCGAACTGGAGTTCTGGTTCGCGCTCGTCAAGGTCGCCGCGATCGTGGTCTTCCTGGTGACCGGAGCCGTGATCCTCGCCGCCGGGTTCCCGGTCGACGGACAGGACGCCGGGCTCTCCACGGTGGCCGACCACGGAGGGGTCCTGCCGAACGGGCTCCTGCCCGCGGTGATCATCGTGCAGGGCGTCGTGTTCGCGTACGCCGGCATCGACCTGATCGGCGTCGCGGCCGGGGAGGCCGAGAACCCCGCGAAGGTGATGCCACGTGCGGTCAACGCCGTCATCTGGCGCATCGCCGTGTTCTACGTCGGCTCCACGACCCTGCTCGCCCTGCTGCTGCCGTACGACTCCTACCGGGCCGGGGAGTCGCCGTTCGTGACGTTCTTCAACAGCATCGGCGTGCCCGGCGCGGGCGGGGTGATGAACCTGGTGGTGCTCACGGCGGCGCTGTCCAGCCTCAACGCCGGTCTGTACTCGACGGGCCGCATCTACCGCTCGATGTCCCGCTCCGGGACCGCCCCCCGCTTCATGGGCCGCCTCAGCCGACAGGGCGTGCCCTACGGCGGCGTCCTGTTCACCGCGCTCCTGGCGCTGCTCGGCGTGGGCCTCAACGCCCTCGTTCCGGAGCGGGCGTTCGAGATCGCGATCAACGCGACCGCGCTGGCGATCCTCTGTACGTGGGCGACCATCGTGCTGTGTCAGCTGCGGCTGTACCGCTGGTCGCAGCAGGGCAAGGCGGCCCGGCCCGCGTTCCGCCTGTTCGGCGCCCCCTGGACCTCGTACCTGACGCTGTTGTTCCTGGTCGGGGTCCTCGTGCTGATGCTGTTCGACTACCCGGTGGGGACGTGCACGGTCGGCACGCTGCTCGTCATCGTCCCGGCGCTCATGGCGGGCTGGTTCGGGGTGCGCGGCCGGGTCCTCGCTCTCGCGGCCGACCGCGGCCCCGCCGGGTCCGAGAGCGGCCCGGCCTCGTAG